A portion of the Pseudolysobacter antarcticus genome contains these proteins:
- a CDS encoding helix-turn-helix domain-containing protein encodes MLALNLKRLRAIHGWSQDTLALEAGLDRTFVAHVERLRRNIALDNIEKLAVALGVPLAWLLEVDLASQLQDTG; translated from the coding sequence GCCCTCAATCTGAAACGATTGCGCGCGATCCACGGCTGGTCGCAGGACACGCTGGCGCTGGAAGCCGGGCTGGATCGCACCTTTGTCGCGCATGTCGAACGTCTGCGCCGTAACATCGCGCTGGATAACATCGAGAAACTCGCCGTCGCTCTGGGTGTACCGCTGGCCTGGTTGCTTGAAGTCGATCTGGCCAGTCAGCTTCAGGACACCGGGTAG
- a CDS encoding HU family DNA-binding protein, which yields MATTKKIAAKVPARKPITEVLTKTALIAHLASDSGVDAKGVRAVLTSLEHAITGSLHKKGVGHFTLPGLLKITAHAVAAKPKRKGVDPFTKEERWFAAKPASMKMKVRTLKKLKDAAG from the coding sequence ATGGCAACGACCAAGAAGATCGCCGCAAAAGTACCCGCGCGCAAACCGATTACCGAGGTATTGACCAAGACGGCGCTCATCGCGCATCTGGCGAGCGACAGCGGCGTGGATGCCAAGGGCGTTCGTGCCGTGCTGACGTCGCTGGAGCATGCCATCACCGGTTCACTGCACAAGAAAGGCGTAGGCCATTTCACCCTGCCCGGCCTGCTCAAGATCACGGCCCATGCCGTGGCCGCCAAACCCAAGCGCAAGGGCGTGGATCCGTTCACCAAGGAAGAGCGCTGGTTTGCGGCCAAGCCCGCCAGCATGAAAATGAAGGTGCGCACGCTGAAGAAACTCAAGGATGCCGCCGGCTGA
- a CDS encoding phage integrase N-terminal domain-containing protein, producing MKDLEHHVMQLVRAHRENSFATQAVREDGLRLAARQIAAQFRDLRDPQHLKPKHITHVIAQWQAEKLSVGTIKNRVSHLRWLAEKIGKQNIIPRDNAMLGIERRVYVTNQSKALVVASEVLAGAKSEFVRASLRLQAAFGLRRAESIKIQPGWADQGASLRLKGSWCKGGKPREVPIRTEEQRAALDYAKRIAGGASLIPQERMYVTQLSAWQREVSALGLSKTHGLRHAYAQARYLELTGWASPAAGGLTSKQLDSQQRDRDQLARLQISRELGHEREQITAVYLGR from the coding sequence ATGAAAGATCTAGAGCATCACGTCATGCAGTTGGTACGCGCGCACCGCGAAAACAGCTTTGCCACGCAGGCAGTACGCGAGGACGGCTTGCGTCTGGCCGCGCGTCAGATCGCCGCGCAGTTTCGGGATCTGCGCGATCCGCAGCACCTGAAACCGAAACACATCACGCATGTCATTGCGCAATGGCAGGCAGAAAAGCTCAGTGTGGGCACGATCAAGAATCGCGTCTCGCATCTGCGCTGGCTGGCCGAGAAGATTGGCAAGCAGAACATCATTCCCCGCGACAACGCGATGCTCGGTATCGAGCGACGGGTGTATGTCACGAATCAGAGCAAGGCGCTGGTGGTTGCCAGTGAGGTGCTGGCCGGGGCGAAATCCGAGTTCGTGCGCGCATCCCTGCGGCTGCAGGCGGCGTTCGGGTTGCGCCGGGCGGAGAGCATCAAGATCCAGCCGGGCTGGGCGGATCAGGGCGCATCGCTGCGGCTGAAGGGTTCCTGGTGCAAGGGCGGCAAACCGCGTGAGGTGCCGATTCGTACCGAGGAACAGCGCGCTGCTTTGGACTATGCCAAACGCATTGCCGGCGGTGCCTCGCTGATTCCGCAGGAACGGATGTATGTCACGCAGTTGTCGGCGTGGCAGCGCGAGGTATCGGCGCTGGGGTTGAGCAAGACCCACGGGCTGCGCCATGCGTATGCGCAGGCGCGCTATCTGGAATTGACGGGATGGGCCTCGCCGGCGGCGGGTGGGCTGACCTCGAAACAGCTGGATTCGCAGCAGCGCGATCGCGATCAGTTGGCGCGTCTGCAAATCAGTCGCGAGCTCGGGCACGAGCGCGAACAAATTACTGCGGTTTATCTGGGGCGATAG